In the Candidatus Omnitrophota bacterium genome, one interval contains:
- a CDS encoding CHASE2 domain-containing protein, translating to MNKKNYSLFFAIACVSLFLFIFGETLLPQVVSSFNKFSSQFFYYLNPKENLAQDIVVVQIDDYSLSEVNKTWPFPRSFYAKALNILNEEGAKVVALDIVFQGKGPSEEDDLLLKQALENLKGKAILASYYNPDGVLESSELFGDYATVTFVEAIVGKDGLAKSLRALIQRESFFKFCWAIEAVAKYKGVVPHKQADTIVLGKQAIPFDSGGVFPINYLLKPKDFNVVPFYDLLQRDYPDNFFKGKIVLIGSTAEIVHDILLTPLERMPGVFIQANGIVGILEGKYLEVVHPAFTLAILFITLGLIALTVVSFSLLRSLVLCIGYLLGLFWLTIGLKFLGWDLSFGALALSVLSFFVLGNLYNYFRFIAVLARIKTSMTIDPFSKLFRLRYFYERLNLEAGSLPRKKLQIVIVSLEGFAEATKGGKFENLQKLWGGINSVLFGNGELWARCNQEVIIGAMNQNLNLNKLKKSLDVIFFEHELPIKVKLGVFKLKGSSNVRDIIPYVVSELAKYKEDLLLLDDSQLPNYKVQRSQGNDFITSLYADSEMKNQELLDAIERRTEEEAKRQKTYLQVITSLVTALESKDPYTEGHSEKVARYAILLADAAGVSAEEKAKIKTASLLHDLGKIGIPDNVLHKKGKLTPEEFAFIKEHEVLSAKILEPLEEFAEVIPYILHHHEDYDGCGYPHGLAGNFIPLGARIIAIADVFDALSTGRDYRDALSVEQTMQIIRDMKGKRLDPELVDIFLKIVEKEYLHR from the coding sequence GTGAATAAGAAAAACTACTCTTTATTTTTTGCAATCGCCTGCGTCTCGTTGTTTTTATTTATTTTTGGTGAAACATTACTTCCTCAAGTAGTTTCGTCATTTAATAAATTTTCCAGTCAGTTTTTCTACTATCTTAATCCCAAAGAAAACCTCGCCCAAGATATCGTAGTGGTTCAGATTGATGACTATTCACTTTCTGAGGTAAACAAAACTTGGCCCTTTCCGCGTTCTTTTTACGCTAAAGCTTTAAATATTTTAAATGAAGAAGGAGCTAAAGTTGTAGCTTTAGATATTGTCTTTCAGGGGAAAGGCCCCTCAGAAGAAGATGATCTATTGCTTAAGCAAGCCCTAGAGAATTTAAAGGGGAAAGCTATTCTAGCTTCATATTATAATCCTGATGGCGTTCTTGAGTCTTCAGAGTTATTCGGTGATTACGCTACGGTAACTTTCGTTGAAGCTATTGTTGGCAAGGACGGTTTAGCGAAAAGCTTAAGAGCCTTAATTCAGAGGGAATCTTTTTTTAAGTTTTGTTGGGCCATTGAAGCTGTCGCTAAATATAAAGGTGTTGTTCCTCACAAGCAGGCCGATACTATAGTTTTAGGTAAACAAGCCATACCTTTTGATTCGGGAGGAGTTTTTCCAATAAACTATTTACTTAAGCCTAAAGATTTTAATGTTGTCCCTTTTTATGATCTTCTTCAGCGCGACTATCCTGACAATTTTTTTAAAGGAAAAATAGTTTTAATCGGCTCTACTGCCGAGATAGTTCATGACATACTGCTGACCCCTTTAGAGAGAATGCCGGGGGTGTTTATTCAGGCTAATGGAATTGTCGGTATTCTTGAGGGTAAATATTTAGAGGTTGTTCATCCGGCCTTTACTTTGGCAATATTATTTATAACCTTGGGGTTAATTGCTTTGACTGTAGTTTCTTTCAGTTTATTAAGGAGTTTAGTTCTTTGTATCGGATATCTTTTGGGTCTTTTTTGGTTAACCATCGGGTTAAAGTTTTTAGGTTGGGACTTATCTTTCGGAGCGCTGGCCTTGTCAGTTTTAAGTTTTTTTGTTTTAGGTAATCTTTATAATTACTTTAGATTTATAGCGGTGCTTGCTAGGATAAAAACCTCGATGACCATAGACCCTTTTAGTAAATTATTTAGATTACGCTATTTTTATGAGCGGCTGAATCTTGAGGCTGGAAGTCTTCCCAGGAAAAAACTTCAAATAGTTATTGTAAGTTTAGAAGGGTTTGCTGAGGCCACGAAAGGAGGCAAATTTGAAAATTTGCAGAAGTTATGGGGAGGTATCAACTCAGTTCTTTTTGGAAACGGAGAGCTTTGGGCTCGTTGCAATCAGGAAGTTATAATTGGCGCAATGAATCAAAATTTAAATTTGAATAAATTAAAGAAAAGTTTAGATGTGATATTTTTTGAACATGAACTGCCAATTAAAGTGAAACTGGGCGTGTTTAAGCTTAAGGGCTCTTCAAATGTTCGGGATATAATTCCTTATGTGGTTAGTGAGCTCGCTAAGTATAAAGAGGACTTGCTTTTGCTTGATGATTCTCAACTTCCCAACTATAAGGTACAGAGATCCCAAGGCAATGATTTTATTACTTCATTGTATGCAGATTCCGAGATGAAGAATCAAGAACTTTTAGATGCGATTGAAAGGCGAACAGAGGAGGAAGCTAAGCGGCAAAAAACCTATTTACAAGTTATAACTTCTTTAGTTACTGCTCTTGAGTCAAAGGATCCCTATACTGAGGGACATTCTGAGAAGGTGGCTAGGTATGCTATTCTTTTGGCTGATGCCGCAGGGGTGTCCGCTGAAGAGAAGGCAAAAATAAAAACTGCATCCCTTTTACATGATTTAGGCAAAATCGGGATACCGGATAACGTTCTTCATAAAAAAGGAAAACTAACTCCTGAAGAATTTGCCTTTATAAAGGAGCATGAAGTTTTAAGTGCTAAGATACTGGAGCCTTTGGAAGAGTTTGCCGAGGTCATACCTTATATACTCCATCATCATGAGGATTACGATGGTTGTGGTTACCCTCATGGTCTAGCTGGAAATTTTATTCCTTTGGGAGCTAGAATTATTGCCATTGCTGATGTGTTTGATGCTTTGAGTACTGGTCGAGATTATCGCGATGCTCTTTCAGTTGAGCAAACAATGCAGATAATTAGAGATATGAAGGGCAAGCGTCTTGATCCAGAGTTAGTTGATATCTTCCTCAAGATCGTCGAAAAAGAATATCTTCATCGTTAA
- a CDS encoding MerR family transcriptional regulator yields the protein MARNRYFTVEEISKELGISKQTIIRYESRGIFPKAKRNPINRWRQYTFKDIKSLKRILGVS from the coding sequence ATGGCTAGAAATCGTTACTTTACTGTTGAGGAGATTTCAAAAGAGTTAGGTATTTCTAAGCAGACGATAATCCGCTATGAATCTCGGGGAATTTTTCCTAAGGCTAAACGTAATCCGATAAATCGTTGGCGGCAATATACATTTAAAGATATTAAAAGTCTTAAAAGAATTTTAGGTGTTTCATGA
- a CDS encoding DUF5684 domain-containing protein, translated as MKIKLTLFLLVGLGLVLPAAFGVDIYYRGEVSPYRIIQKSGSALYNVDSYAVTFEELQQGPYAHRKLKYTEQVKDLTDSAVEGRVSYSYYGFADGDSDSFWIKSYTIRGVPFSWNSKKKEWKNEALHIEDKYAREQISYSFLNKLGGVDAGSVDPDSLKLVTEEEKNGKDCYLVSYKYLSSMLKRYGLVGKLGVRLWVEKDTFLPVKKRIEGNIAGTKYSVEVTYSRYGDYFDFNLPSYVSEESEKEKKTLESKVDEVASAVASLRGWQSQTIKDFKIEFAKKNRIKDELLKDLRARYSDQELTYEGEILKWLGLIPEDADYPELVFDSSDVGFIAGVYIPSIKTLFVADDLIPAQAELTLFHEMVHAFQDSKLDFQKLNEAFKSDMNAYRAFMCFIEGEAALLQLEYLLSKSDETLQDWEDISRLIDEKVAHGFLRDKVFYSVYGYGAMFIQDYLKQNSWDWKKLDNVYRSYPQTMEEIMHPDEYKMKSAIKGIAKLVKTAPAIGELQIDDWEKVYSNRLGEYHLFVMLDEDLSRKESELASMGWSNDRIDVYEDSGQGQLIVLQTTWDSPKDQSEFLEAYQNWLQENEFTSKPEETGETIFYKEKNSQMVGWWSQGGNNKVTIVGTRDVDYEIFKAIADQITSPKIARPVQNQQAQGDAPQGELVINQDKPREQGSSRNSISSSGQSAGVLAGSAIMFFLMIGLYAYMSLSLQVIAKKTSTGKAWLAWVPVLNIILMCKIAKKPGWWLLLLLVPGLNIVILIIVCMKIAERLGKPSWLGVLLALLVPINLFILGYLAFSKQKTKAAKKELAQESKEPLVEGTKEKDNVDESNKE; from the coding sequence ATGAAGATTAAATTAACATTATTCTTGTTGGTTGGGTTAGGGTTGGTTTTACCAGCAGCTTTTGGAGTTGACATATACTATCGAGGAGAAGTGTCTCCTTACCGGATAATTCAGAAATCGGGTTCGGCCTTGTACAATGTCGATTCTTATGCGGTGACTTTTGAAGAGTTGCAGCAAGGTCCTTATGCACATCGAAAGTTAAAGTATACTGAGCAGGTTAAGGACTTGACTGATAGCGCAGTTGAAGGTCGAGTAAGTTATTCGTATTATGGTTTTGCTGATGGTGATTCAGATTCTTTTTGGATTAAATCCTATACTATTCGAGGGGTGCCGTTTAGTTGGAATTCAAAGAAAAAAGAATGGAAGAATGAAGCCCTTCATATTGAAGATAAGTATGCCCGGGAACAAATTTCTTATTCGTTTTTAAATAAATTGGGCGGGGTAGATGCTGGCAGTGTTGATCCTGATAGCCTTAAGCTTGTCACTGAGGAGGAAAAAAACGGAAAGGATTGTTATCTGGTTTCCTATAAGTATCTTTCTAGTATGTTAAAAAGGTACGGGTTAGTTGGAAAGTTGGGCGTGAGACTTTGGGTAGAAAAAGATACCTTTTTGCCAGTTAAAAAGAGGATTGAAGGCAACATAGCCGGTACGAAATATTCGGTAGAGGTTACTTATAGTAGATACGGGGATTATTTTGATTTTAATTTGCCGAGTTATGTTTCTGAAGAGTCGGAGAAGGAGAAAAAGACTCTTGAGTCAAAGGTTGATGAAGTTGCCTCGGCGGTTGCTAGTTTGAGAGGTTGGCAATCCCAAACGATTAAAGATTTTAAAATTGAATTTGCTAAAAAAAATAGAATAAAGGACGAATTGTTAAAAGATTTAAGAGCTAGATACAGCGATCAGGAGCTAACTTATGAAGGCGAGATACTTAAATGGCTGGGGCTTATTCCCGAAGATGCCGATTATCCTGAGCTTGTGTTTGATAGTTCTGATGTTGGCTTTATAGCCGGGGTTTACATCCCGAGTATCAAAACTTTATTTGTTGCTGATGATTTAATTCCGGCTCAGGCTGAACTGACTCTGTTTCATGAGATGGTACATGCTTTTCAGGATAGTAAACTTGATTTTCAAAAACTAAATGAGGCGTTTAAGAGTGACATGAATGCTTATCGAGCTTTTATGTGTTTTATCGAGGGTGAGGCAGCGCTTTTACAGCTAGAGTATCTATTAAGCAAGAGCGATGAGACTTTACAGGATTGGGAGGATATTTCTCGTTTAATTGACGAGAAGGTGGCTCACGGATTTTTACGGGATAAAGTTTTCTATAGTGTGTATGGTTATGGGGCTATGTTTATCCAGGATTACCTAAAACAAAACTCTTGGGATTGGAAGAAATTAGACAATGTTTACCGAAGTTATCCGCAGACCATGGAAGAAATTATGCACCCTGATGAATATAAGATGAAATCTGCCATCAAGGGTATTGCAAAACTAGTTAAAACTGCTCCGGCTATCGGGGAATTACAAATTGACGATTGGGAAAAAGTTTATAGTAACCGGCTTGGAGAGTATCATCTTTTTGTTATGCTTGATGAGGATTTAAGTCGGAAAGAATCTGAGCTAGCTTCGATGGGCTGGAGTAATGATCGGATCGATGTTTACGAGGATTCTGGCCAAGGTCAATTAATAGTTTTACAAACCACTTGGGATAGCCCTAAGGATCAGTCTGAATTCCTTGAAGCTTATCAGAACTGGTTACAGGAAAATGAATTTACCTCAAAACCAGAGGAAACCGGAGAGACGATTTTTTATAAGGAGAAAAATTCACAGATGGTCGGTTGGTGGAGTCAGGGTGGTAATAATAAGGTAACAATCGTTGGAACTCGAGATGTCGATTATGAGATATTTAAGGCTATAGCTGATCAGATTACTTCACCTAAGATTGCCAGACCGGTTCAAAATCAGCAAGCTCAGGGAGACGCTCCACAAGGCGAATTGGTAATTAATCAAGATAAGCCTAGAGAGCAAGGATCTAGCCGAAACTCGATATCGTCTTCAGGTCAAAGCGCCGGGGTTTTAGCTGGTTCAGCAATTATGTTTTTTTTAATGATCGGACTATATGCCTATATGTCATTATCTTTACAGGTTATTGCGAAAAAGACTTCCACTGGCAAGGCGTGGTTGGCTTGGGTTCCGGTTTTGAATATAATTTTAATGTGTAAAATTGCCAAGAAACCAGGCTGGTGGTTGTTATTACTTTTAGTACCCGGACTTAATATTGTTATTTTAATTATAGTCTGCATGAAAATTGCTGAGCGGTTGGGTAAGCCAAGTTGGCTGGGAGTTTTATTAGCTTTATTGGTGCCAATTAACTTATTTATATTAGGGTATTTAGCTTTTTCTAAGCAGAAAACTAAAGCTGCAAAAAAAGAGCTAGCTCAGGAATCAAAAGAACCTTTAGTCGAGGGTACTAAAGAGAAAGATAACGTAGACGAGAGTAATAAGGAATAA
- the tadA gene encoding Flp pilus assembly complex ATPase component TadA, with product MPEQPPQPAVPGKPPGKEAQSRKKLGEILIGQKVITDDILRQALSDQKVTHQRLGEILIERGWVRAEEINIALAHQMEIETVSLSDYVIDPQILSMVTEEEARKHKLMPLFKTGNSLSVAMANPNDVVAIDQLRRQTSFQINPLAATEGDIFWAIEQHYQSSGSVDTMLAGLDIEKLQKGDSKQEMAILKLVNMLITHAVHEKISDIHIEPEKNTVNIRYRLDGMLHKQYVLPKTLQGAVTSRIKILSNLDISEKRLPQDGRIRMRVEGRDIDFRVSTCPTVSGENTVLRVLDKSGLSLSLEALGFPGNDLERFKKMFTSPYGIILVTGPTGSGKTTTLYSVLQQLNNEDVNVMTVEDPVEYQFHGMRQVSVNSAIGLTFAGALRSFLRQDPDIIMVGEIRDLETAEIAVQAALTGHLVLSTLHTNDSPSAFSRLVEMGVEPFLVSSSLLGVLAQRLVRKVCDKCKEEYEPDETLIKTLRLEGQIKPGQKFARAVGCKICNKTGYKGRLGIYELLDNTPALQPLVLSRAPANEIRATAAKEGLISLREAALEKLLAGLITVEEIYRVTQEVEG from the coding sequence ATGCCAGAACAACCACCACAACCAGCTGTACCCGGAAAACCACCCGGCAAAGAAGCTCAATCAAGGAAAAAGCTTGGTGAAATTCTGATTGGGCAAAAGGTGATTACCGATGATATTTTGCGTCAGGCTTTGTCTGATCAGAAAGTAACCCATCAACGTTTAGGTGAAATTCTGATTGAGCGTGGTTGGGTCAGGGCTGAGGAAATTAATATTGCCTTAGCTCATCAGATGGAGATTGAAACTGTAAGTTTATCCGATTACGTGATTGATCCTCAAATATTGTCAATGGTAACCGAAGAGGAAGCGAGAAAGCATAAATTAATGCCGTTGTTTAAAACCGGAAATTCCTTGTCGGTTGCAATGGCTAACCCGAATGATGTGGTTGCTATTGACCAGCTTAGACGCCAAACTAGTTTTCAAATAAATCCTTTGGCGGCAACCGAAGGCGATATTTTTTGGGCCATTGAACAGCACTATCAATCTTCCGGATCAGTCGATACAATGCTGGCTGGTCTTGATATCGAGAAATTGCAGAAAGGTGATTCAAAGCAGGAAATGGCAATTTTAAAGTTAGTTAACATGTTGATTACTCATGCGGTTCATGAGAAAATTTCTGATATTCATATTGAGCCGGAAAAAAATACGGTTAATATTCGTTATCGTTTAGATGGGATGTTACATAAGCAATATGTTTTACCTAAAACTCTCCAGGGAGCAGTTACTTCACGAATTAAAATTTTATCGAATCTTGATATTTCTGAGAAACGTCTTCCTCAGGATGGAAGAATCCGAATGCGGGTTGAAGGAAGGGATATAGATTTTAGAGTTTCAACTTGTCCTACGGTTTCCGGAGAAAATACTGTTTTGCGGGTACTTGACAAAAGTGGCCTGTCTTTAAGCTTGGAGGCTTTGGGTTTTCCGGGAAATGATCTTGAGCGGTTCAAGAAAATGTTTACCTCTCCTTACGGGATAATTTTAGTAACCGGACCTACTGGTTCAGGAAAAACTACTACTCTTTATTCTGTGCTCCAACAATTAAATAATGAAGATGTTAATGTCATGACCGTTGAAGATCCGGTTGAATATCAGTTTCATGGTATGCGGCAAGTGAGCGTAAACTCAGCAATTGGACTTACCTTTGCTGGTGCTTTGAGAAGTTTTTTGCGGCAAGATCCAGATATTATCATGGTTGGAGAAATTCGTGATCTTGAGACTGCTGAAATTGCTGTTCAGGCTGCCCTAACTGGACATTTAGTTTTATCGACCTTGCACACCAATGATTCACCTTCGGCTTTTAGCCGTTTGGTTGAGATGGGGGTTGAGCCATTCTTAGTATCTAGTTCTCTTTTAGGTGTTTTAGCCCAGCGCTTGGTGCGAAAGGTTTGCGATAAGTGTAAAGAAGAGTATGAGCCTGATGAAACCTTAATTAAAACTTTACGTCTTGAAGGTCAAATTAAACCCGGTCAGAAATTTGCTCGGGCCGTAGGCTGTAAGATTTGCAATAAGACCGGTTATAAGGGGCGCTTAGGTATTTATGAGCTTTTAGATAATACACCGGCCCTTCAACCTTTGGTGCTTAGCCGAGCTCCAGCTAATGAAATAAGGGCTACTGCCGCCAAGGAAGGGTTAATTAGCTTAAGGGAGGCGGCCCTAGAGAAGCTTTTAGCTGGTCTAATTACGGTTGAGGAAATTTACCGGGTTACTCAAGAGGTTGAAGGATAA
- a CDS encoding prepilin-type N-terminal cleavage/methylation domain-containing protein, with amino-acid sequence MFYSKFDKKRLGFTLIELSVVIAIITILATISIPNVRLYLKKARDSKRISDIQVLALAFESFYDDNGHYPGVTDSALITGGGECLGIVGRGIVPTSGGCVNSGAEVRNDGGVDVLLRTYIHGPVPHDPSFDNNPNYFYYTYDPIHAYEMPTSVNWIITEPPTYPTPMANCVGPMYPHAGNPGGDNLTAVLAVNRFETNTIDRHRDVCSDGDLLQNQSDYNIAFSEVGFGF; translated from the coding sequence ATGTTTTATAGTAAATTTGATAAAAAAAGGTTAGGTTTCACTTTAATTGAATTGTCGGTAGTTATTGCAATAATTACGATTCTGGCTACGATTTCTATTCCGAATGTCCGGCTTTACCTAAAAAAAGCCCGCGACTCAAAACGTATCTCCGATATTCAGGTTTTGGCTTTGGCTTTTGAAAGTTTTTATGATGACAATGGCCACTACCCAGGTGTTACCGATAGTGCTCTTATAACTGGTGGTGGTGAATGCCTTGGTATTGTTGGTAGAGGAATAGTGCCGACGAGTGGTGGTTGTGTGAATTCTGGTGCTGAGGTTCGTAATGATGGCGGGGTAGATGTACTGCTGAGAACCTACATCCATGGTCCGGTTCCGCATGATCCGTCATTTGATAATAATCCTAATTACTTTTATTATACTTATGATCCTATCCATGCCTATGAAATGCCGACTTCGGTCAATTGGATTATAACTGAACCTCCGACTTATCCCACTCCGATGGCTAATTGTGTTGGTCCGATGTATCCGCATGCTGGGAATCCAGGGGGAGATAATCTTACTGCTGTTCTAGCGGTAAATCGATTTGAAACGAATACTATCGATCGCCATCGGGACGTTTGTTCTGACGGCGACCTATTGCAAAATCAATCTGACTATAATATTGCTTTTTCTGAAGTTGGTTTTGGTTTTTAA
- a CDS encoding prepilin-type N-terminal cleavage/methylation domain-containing protein codes for MRKGFTLIELIVVIAIIAILAAIIAPNAFKAIEKASRSATIGDFRAIKTAAMSLYADTGIWPISGCDAVFMSNRLSATSCAVATAASSISGWDGPYLEQWPSRTRWGGIYNITNNDDILWSGSDNTATAADVQDLGRYLTMNGTPVDVLARLDTQIDGEPSGTNLGNLTGQHRYSTNEYMLISTDAAVLN; via the coding sequence ATGCGCAAAGGTTTTACCCTTATTGAGTTGATTGTTGTTATAGCTATTATTGCTATTTTAGCAGCAATTATCGCTCCCAATGCCTTTAAGGCAATTGAAAAGGCTAGTCGCTCAGCAACCATAGGTGATTTTAGAGCAATTAAGACTGCTGCTATGTCTCTCTATGCTGATACTGGCATTTGGCCAATTAGTGGTTGTGATGCGGTTTTTATGTCTAACAGACTCAGCGCTACTAGTTGTGCAGTTGCTACGGCTGCTAGCAGTATTTCTGGTTGGGATGGACCATATCTAGAACAGTGGCCGTCAAGAACCCGTTGGGGTGGAATTTACAACATCACCAATAATGATGACATTCTGTGGAGTGGATCTGATAATACTGCCACAGCTGCCGATGTACAAGATTTGGGAAGATATCTTACTATGAATGGTACACCAGTAGACGTGCTTGCAAGATTGGATACACAGATCGATGGTGAGCCATCTGGTACTAACCTTGGTAATCTAACTGGACAACATCGTTACTCTACTAATGAGTACATGTTAATTTCAACTGATGCAGCAGTTCTAAACTAA
- a CDS encoding type II secretion system GspH family protein, translating into MRKGFTLIEMVVVIAIITVLAGIITPNALKVIDNANRSATVADWQAIKTSTIAFENDTGVFPRDNCHGALSINTDCVGGSYAGWAGPYIERWPARNRWGGSYVLRVGNFITWSDADSNINSNPSIPDSAFITLDDIPLSIRILMEESLDGVSTAGVGCGNGNTVGHLCGEFRWSTAETGNSYLLVATDEILRQN; encoded by the coding sequence ATGAGAAAAGGTTTTACTCTTATTGAAATGGTGGTGGTTATTGCTATTATTACTGTTTTAGCTGGTATTATTACGCCTAATGCTTTGAAGGTTATTGACAATGCTAATCGTTCAGCAACTGTTGCTGATTGGCAGGCAATAAAAACTTCAACTATCGCCTTTGAAAATGATACTGGTGTTTTTCCGAGGGATAATTGTCACGGCGCACTTTCGATTAACACTGATTGCGTTGGCGGTAGTTATGCTGGCTGGGCTGGGCCTTACATTGAGAGATGGCCGGCAAGGAATCGTTGGGGTGGAAGTTATGTTCTTAGAGTCGGTAATTTTATTACTTGGTCAGATGCTGATAGTAATATCAATTCTAATCCAAGTATCCCTGATTCAGCCTTTATTACTTTGGACGATATACCACTAAGCATTAGAATACTTATGGAAGAGAGTCTTGACGGCGTATCGACCGCAGGTGTAGGGTGTGGTAATGGTAATACCGTTGGTCATCTTTGTGGTGAATTTCGTTGGAGCACCGCTGAAACCGGAAATAGCTATTTATTGGTTGCTACCGACGAAATACTTCGTCAAAATTAA
- a CDS encoding ABC transporter ATP-binding protein — MTSLLSLSGISKKFKKTEVLKGINLKIQKGEIFGLLGINGAGKTTLIRSILGLLKVDTGEIYFKDKICQPEDIQKNFGFLPENFLPPKNLKGFEFLKILGSGFNLKSSDIESLLDLVGLAKHGRKFIRAYSRGMIQRLGLATCLLKDPEVIILDEPTLGLDPLGQKQVLKIIVDLNQKGKTIFFSSHILSQMEQLKAHIAILNSGVITCSTGVSEILAKHKASSLEEAFLKEVESR, encoded by the coding sequence ATGACTTCATTACTTTCATTGTCGGGAATTTCGAAAAAATTTAAAAAAACGGAAGTATTAAAAGGTATTAATCTCAAAATACAAAAGGGTGAGATTTTTGGCCTTTTGGGAATTAATGGTGCCGGAAAAACAACCCTCATTCGTTCAATTTTAGGGCTATTAAAGGTTGATACCGGTGAGATTTATTTTAAAGACAAAATTTGCCAGCCGGAAGACATACAGAAAAATTTCGGTTTTTTGCCGGAAAATTTCCTACCCCCAAAAAACCTTAAAGGTTTTGAGTTCCTTAAAATTTTAGGTTCTGGGTTTAACTTAAAATCATCAGATATTGAGTCATTACTTGATCTGGTTGGTTTAGCTAAGCATGGCCGCAAGTTTATTCGGGCCTATTCGCGAGGAATGATTCAGCGTTTAGGTTTGGCAACTTGCCTGCTTAAAGATCCGGAAGTGATTATTTTGGATGAGCCAACTTTGGGGTTAGACCCTTTAGGTCAAAAACAAGTTTTAAAAATAATTGTTGATCTTAACCAAAAGGGTAAAACAATATTCTTTTCATCGCATATTCTTTCGCAGATGGAGCAGTTAAAAGCACATATTGCAATTCTTAACTCGGGGGTTATTACTTGCTCTACCGGGGTTTCTGAAATTCTAGCCAAGCATAAGGCATCTTCTTTGGAAGAAGCTTTTTTAAAAGAGGTTGAGTCAAGATGA
- a CDS encoding prepilin-type N-terminal cleavage/methylation domain-containing protein — MDDNHKMLKRTNFLSGFSLVEIVVVVAIIALVSVTVGVSLSTLAPRELENEVQKLTGDLAWAKSMSISTHFHYKVDFDINSDNAITFADNVTYIIYTIDPDDLTVPPVETVVKRRILSVDRITLIPGLGGPVTLLNLSFMTPQGNLNTTISDPVTIQLQKGSAVANVTIRNLTGHISWERL; from the coding sequence ATGGATGATAACCATAAAATGTTAAAGCGAACTAATTTTTTATCAGGATTTAGTTTAGTTGAAATTGTAGTGGTTGTGGCGATTATTGCTTTGGTTTCAGTGACGGTCGGAGTTTCTTTGTCGACCCTTGCACCGCGTGAGTTAGAAAATGAAGTTCAGAAGTTAACCGGTGACCTAGCTTGGGCTAAGTCGATGTCAATTTCAACCCACTTTCATTACAAGGTTGATTTTGATATTAATTCTGACAATGCTATTACTTTTGCCGATAATGTTACCTACATTATATATACCATTGATCCTGACGATCTTACAGTACCTCCGGTAGAGACAGTGGTAAAAAGAAGGATTTTGTCCGTTGATCGGATCACCTTAATTCCTGGTCTTGGCGGACCGGTTACTTTGCTTAATTTATCTTTTATGACTCCTCAAGGTAATCTTAATACTACGATTAGCGATCCGGTAACCATTCAATTGCAAAAGGGTAGTGCTGTAGCAAATGTAACTATTCGTAACTTAACCGGTCATATAAGCTGGGAGCGACTATGA
- a CDS encoding type II secretion system GspH family protein, translating to MIKSFRKAFSLIEIAVTITVLGLVIAGIVPMVSSAFQRIHNSNRKSMAYRLAQEMIEELQATNLTDNFYANLYTNQTAGIWITTPGLVELGSATINGNATYGDLGFDPNPINTTDQYDYFRRLVQGSWDLDADLVDPVDGDPDDLPGELARVRVTVAWDFNQDGADDDSITVTTQKSVY from the coding sequence ATGATTAAATCTTTTAGAAAAGCCTTTAGCCTTATTGAAATTGCAGTAACTATAACTGTTTTAGGATTAGTTATCGCCGGTATTGTTCCGATGGTTAGTAGTGCGTTTCAAAGAATCCATAACTCAAACCGAAAATCAATGGCCTACCGTTTAGCCCAGGAAATGATTGAAGAGCTACAAGCGACTAATTTGACTGATAATTTTTATGCTAATCTTTACACAAATCAAACTGCCGGTATTTGGATAACTACCCCTGGTTTAGTTGAGCTTGGGTCGGCAACTATTAATGGTAACGCAACTTATGGTGATCTAGGCTTTGATCCTAATCCGATTAACACCACTGATCAATATGATTATTTTAGGCGCTTGGTTCAAGGTTCTTGGGATCTTGATGCTGATTTGGTTGATCCAGTTGACGGCGATCCTGATGATCTTCCTGGTGAACTGGCGCGTGTCCGGGTGACTGTAGCTTGGGATTTCAATCAAGATGGTGCAGACGATGATTCCATAACGGTTACGACTCAAAAGTCAGTGTATTAA